From a single Brassica rapa cultivar Chiifu-401-42 chromosome A01, CAAS_Brap_v3.01, whole genome shotgun sequence genomic region:
- the LOC103832192 gene encoding aspartic proteinase CDR1-like produces MSPAIRMMSMALFIQIFTFFLFTATVSSFPPGGFTVDLFQRRSNSSSSRISNTQPGSSPYADTFSDSSEYFMKLQIGTPPVQIEAILDTGSSRIWTNCLPCGNCFKQSGPVFDPSKSSTYKDKICDGSPCSYETIYEDQSYTKGTIATETVRIQSTSGQPYVMPETTIGCSHNSSVVFRTAASGIVGLNWGSSSLVSQMGEDMLGLMSYCFSGEGTSKLNFGSNAIVSGDGTVAANMFRKKANPNMYYLNLDAVSVGETRIETLGTPFQALDGNMIIDSGTTYTYLPESYCDKVRTAVEKVVKADQGASTDNMLCYKTNNMDIFPVITMHFQGGADLVLDKYNTYMMYGEVTCLMILCDPGTPILGNRAQNNFLVGYDPSSLLVSFKPTNCSALWS; encoded by the coding sequence ATGTCTCCTGCAATTAGAATGATGAGCATGGCACTCTTTATTCAAATCTTTACATTTTTTCTCTTTACCGCCACAGTCTCATCATTTCCTCCCGGTGGCTTCACAGTTGATTTATTCCAGCGTCGCTCTAATTCATCTTCTTCTCGAATCTCTAATACCCAGCCCGGATCATCTCCTTACGCCGATACCTTCTCTGATTCCTCCGAGTATTTTATGAAATTACAAATCGGTACTCCTCCTGTCCAGATCGAAGCTATCTTAGACACAGGAAGCAGCCGCATCTGGACAAATTGTTTGCCTTGTGGTAACTGCTTTAAACAAAGTGGTCCAGTATTCGACCCTTCAAAATCCTCGACCTACAAAGACAAAATATGCGATGGCAGTCCTTGTTCGTATGAGACAATCTACGAAGACCAAAGCTATACAAAAGGAACAATTGCAACCGAGACTGTCAGGATCCAATCAACTTCAGGTCAACCTTATGTAATGCCTGAAACCACCATTGGATGTTCCCACAACTCCTCAGTAGTGTTTAGAACAGCCGCTTCGGGCATTGTTGGTCTAAACTGGGGATCTTCATCACTTGTCTCTCAGATGGGTGAAGACATGCTAGGTCTCATGTCTTACTGCTTTTCTGGTGAGGGAACTAGTAAGCTCAACTTTGGAAGTAATGCTATTGTGTCAGGAGACGGGACTGTAGCAGCCAATATGTTTAGAAAGAAGGCGAATCCCAATATGTATTACCTAAACCTAGACGCTGTCAGCGTTGGGGAGACTCGCATTGAGACATTGGGGACACCGTTTCAGGCCTTAGACGGGAACATGATCATTGACTCTGGAACAACTTACACCTACTTGCCCGAGAGCTACTGCGACAAAGTGAGGACGGCAGTGGAAAAAGTTGTGAAAGCGGATCAAGGAGCTTCCACGGACAATATGCTTTGCTACAAAACGAATAACATGGATATCTTTCCAGTGATCACAATGCATTTCCAAGGTGGTGCGGACCTTGTTTTGGATAAATACAATACGTATATGATGTATGGAGAAGTCACTTGTCTGATGATTTTATGTGATCCGGGAACACCAATTTTGGGTAACAGAGCacaaaacaattttttggtTGGGTATGATCCTTCTTCACTATTGGTTTCTTTTAAACCCACCAATTGTTCTGCATTGTGGAGTTAG
- the LOC103832202 gene encoding transcription factor bHLH77, with protein sequence MEKQTLKYLPLGQSDPFGNGNGNEGTIGDLLGRFCNPQESFSPGIRFPPYPGQFGSDRESNKSSLLDPDSDRVPTTKPNSRKRKSIPVGNGKDSPASSSLTASHSKVSGENVVSKDGKRSKQDEAGSSKKVIDKCDDSKGDNKDDAKPTKDYIHVRARRGQATDSHSLAERARREKISERMTMLQDLVPGCNRITGKAVMLDEIINYVQSLQRQVEFLSMKLATVNPRMEFNANAALSTEMIQQGESLTQSLYAMACSEQRLPSGGYYSLTKNMPRFSDTHLPSSDGFVQAETQGFWENDLQSIVQMGFGDIQQQQSNNNCSEPTLQMKLEP encoded by the exons ATGGAGAAGCAAACCTTAAAGTACTTACCTTTGGGTCAGAGCGATCCCTTTGGCAATGGCAACGGCAACGAAGGAACCATCGGCGATCTCCTCGGCAGATTCTGCAACCCTCAAGAGTCCTTCTCCCCTGGGATCCGGTTCCCGCCTTATCCGGGTCAATTCGGATCCGATCGCGAGAGCAACAAGAGCTCTCTCTTGGATCCAGATTCAGATCGTGTTCCGACAACGAAACCGAACTCCAGGAAGAGAAAATCGATCCCTGTCGGAAACGGCAAGGACTCTCCAGCTTCGTCGTCTCTTACCGCTTCCCATTCAAAg GTTTCAGGAGAGAACGTTGTATCGAAAGATGGGAAGAGAAGCAAGCAGGATGAAGCTGGGAGCAGTAAGAAGGTAATAGACAAGTGTGATGATAGTAAAGGAGACAATAAGGACGATGCAAAGCCGACCAAAGACTACATTCATGTTAGAGCCAGAAGGGGTCAGGCAACCGATAGCCATAGTCTCGCTGAAAGA GCGAGGAGGGAAAAGATCAGCGAGAGGATGACAATGCTTCAGGATCTTGTTCCTGGTTGTAACCGGATCACAGGGAAAGCTGTCATGCTTGATGAGATTATCAACTATGTTCAGTCCTTGCAGAGACAAGTCGAG TTCTTGTCCATGAAGCTGGCTACTGTAAATCCGAGGATGGAGTTTAATGCTAATGCTGCTTTATCCACAGAG ATGATTCAACAGGGGGAGTCGTTAACGCAGTCTCTTTACGCAATGGCTTGCTCAGAGCAAAGACTTCCATCAGGAGGATACTATTCTCTTACCAAGAACATGCCTAGATTCTCAGACACTCACTTGCCCTCGAGCGACGGATTTGTCCAAGCTGAG ACACAGGGATTCTGGGAAAATGATCTGCAAAGCATTGTTCAGATGGGTTTTGGAGATATCCAGCAACAACAGAGCAACAACAAct GTTCTGAGCCAACACTACAGATGAAGCTTGAGCCATGA
- the LOC103832218 gene encoding kinesin-like protein KIN-12B isoform X2 → MKHFMMPRNAVVRDTGEPQSPNPSLTKSKSQRKSRSAKENAPPPDPNSLPPDYKSSPAKLKSPLPPRPPSANPLKRKLIAEAASDNGVAGVSDSGVKVIVRVKPPSKGEEEEMIVKKISSDALSINDHTFTFDSIADPDSTQDEIFQLVGAPLVENCLAGFNSSVFAYGQTGSGKTYTMWGPANGLLEEHLSGDQRGLTPRVFELLFARISEEQVKHAERQLSYQCRCSFLEIYNEQITDLLDPSQKNLMIREDVKSGVYVEYLTEENVKNLKDLSRLLIKGLANRRTGATSVNAESSRSHCVFTCVVESHCKNAADGLSSFKTSRINLVDLAGSERQKSTGAAGERLKEAGNINRSLSQLGNLINILAEVSQTGKQRHIPYRDSRLTFLLQESLGGNAKLAMVCAVSPSQSCRSETFSTLRFAQRAKAIQNKAIVNEVMQDDVNFLREVIRQLREELQRVKNNGNNPANPNAAYATSWNARRSMSLLRSFGLSHPKSLANGDDDGDTEMEIDEEAVERLCAQIGLQSSPPAEESNPDTSRVEKINPSLQTLALEDENYENSHLQSSDGQSTGKQFPEDTDVNMEDASCQTENHEAVTINNEPTVEEIGITAAVQTMDHGSSVLPHLITNSLGSPISNTDHDNSLGKAENIPSCQDLVPGALVSSIVSVADASDDTEHFSIIPVSPCLSLDPASASPVLITPTESVSPRIRKSRKSLRTSSMSTASQKDMERANQVTTEIMEPSSAVSTKMLKLPSAASTEKSGAFPVPTNQLAASLHRGMKILDSYRQSTAQRRSTFGFSYKALECKPSTVLSKADVGVQTYPEADIIAEENPKEVVCSKCKSIAECDVQETSDISNLQLVTVDNSEKSSFQVPKAVEKVLAGSIRREMALEEYCTKQASEISQLNRLVQQYKHERECNAIIGQTREDKIVRLESLMDGVLSKDDFLDEEFASLMHEHKLLKDMYANHPEVLQTRIELKRAQEELESFKNFYGEMGEREVLLEEIQDLKAHVHCYTDTSLTSSRKRGSLLKLTYTCDPNPAPPLNAIPESVEESPEKTLVQERLRWTEAESNWISLAEELRNELDTNRKLMEKQKRELDTEKRCTEELTEAMQMAMKGHARMIEQYADLEEKHIQLLARHRRIREGIDDVKKAAARAGVKGAESRFINALAAEISALKVQREKEAQYFRDENKSLQSQLRDTAEAVEAAGELLARLKEAEEGLKIAQKRATDAEYQASEAYKQIEKLKSKQETGFRTLNQQQGIAESHNHIESLHGDDMAKYDGPVEEPSASSGDEQWREEFEPFYKKDAELAKLAEPSWFSGYDRCNI, encoded by the exons ATGAAGCACTTCATGATGCCAAGAAACGCCGTCGTGCGAGACACCGGAGAGCCGCAATCGCCGAACCCTAGCTTGACTAAATCCAAGTCCCAAAGGAAGTCAAGATCCGCCAAAGAGAACGCCCCGCCTCCCGATCCGAACTCGCTGCCGCCTGATTACAAGTCTTCTCCGGCGAAACTGAAGAGTCCGCTGCCTCCGCGTCCGCCGTCTGCCAATCCTCTTAAACGGAAGCTCATCGCGGAAGCTGCGTCGGATAACGGTGTAGCTGGGGTTTCAGATTCTGGCGTTAAG GTTATAGTCAGAGTGAAGCCTCCAAGCAAAGGTGAGGAAGAGGAGATGATAGTTAAGAAGATCTCCAGCGATGCCCTCTCTATAAATGACCATACTTTCACTTTCGACTCAATCGCTGACCCTGACTCAACACAG gatgaaatcTTTCAACTTGTGGGAGCCCCTCTTGTGGAAAACTGTCTTGCTGGATTTAACAGTTCTGTTTTTGCTTATGGACAG ACTGGTAGTGGGAAAACGTATACCATGTGGGGTCCTGCAAACGGATTGCTGGAAGAGCACCTGAGTGGTGACCAAAGAGGTTTGACTCCACGTGTCTTTGAGCTGCTCTTCGCCCGTATCAGTGAG GAGCAAGTGAAGCACGCTGAAAGGCAGCTCAGTTACCAGTGCCGTTGTTCTTTTCTCGAG ATATACAACGAGCAAATAACAGATCTTTTGGATCCGAGCCAGAAAAACCTGATG ATTAGAGAAGATGTCAAGTCCGGTGTTTATGTTGAATATCTGACTGAGGAAAACGTGAAAAATTTGAAGGATTTGTCACGGCTCCTGATCAAG GGTTTGGCAAACAGAAGGACAGGTGCAACAAGTGTAAATGCAGAGAGTTCAAGGTCGCATTGTGTATTTACTTGTGTTGTTGAGTCACATTGCAAG AATGCGGCAGATGGTCTAAGCAGCTTCAAAACAAGTAGAATAAATCTTGTTGATCTGGCTGGTTCCGAAAGACAAAAATCAACTGGTGCAGCAGGAGAACGGTTGAAGGAAGCTGGGAATATCAATCGATCACTTTCTCAACTTGG GAATTTGATTAACATTCTCGCAGAAGTTTCACAAACAGGGAAGCAAAGGCATATACCATACAGAGATTCCAGGCTGACGTTCCTATTGCAGGAGTCTCTTGGTGGGAATGCAAAGTTAGCGATGGTTTGTGCGGTATCTCCCTCGCAAAG TTGTAGAAGCGAAACCTTCAGCACCTTGAGATTTGCTCAGCGTGCAAAGGCGATTCAGAACAAGGCCATTGTCAATGAAGTGATGCAGGATGATGTAAATTTCTTGCGGGAAGTCATACGCCAGCTGAGG GAGGAACTGCAAAGGGTGAAGAATAATGGAAACAACCCAGCTAATCCAAATGCAGCCTATGCCACGTCCTGGAATGCACGTAGAAGTATGAGTTTGTTAAGAAGTTTTGGCCTGAGTCATCCAAAGTCATTAGCCAATGGAGATGATGATGGAGATACTGAGATGGAAATAGATGAAGAGGCTGTTGAAAGGCTTTGTGCTCAAATAGGCTTGCAGTCATCTCCACCTGCCGAGGAGAGCAATCCGGACACGAGCAGAGTAGAGAAAATAAATCCATCCTTACAAACTTTGGCCCTGGAGGATGAAAATTACGAGAACTCCCACCTTCAGTCATCTGATGGCCAATCTACAGGAAAGCAGTTTCCTGAGGATACAGATGTTAACATGGAGGATGCAAGTTGCCAAACTGAGAATCACGAGGCAGTTACTATTAATAATGAGCCAACTGTGGAAGAAATTGGCATCACAGCAGCCGTGCAAACTATGGATCATGGTTCAAGTGTGCTGCCTCATTTGATAACCAATTCTCTTGGTTCTCCTATTAGTAACACAGACCACGACAATTCACTTGGCAAGGCGGAAAACATTCCATCATGCCAAGACTTGGTTCCTGGAGCTCTTGTTTCCTCGATTGTATCAGTAGCTGACGCTTCAGATGATACAGAACACTTCTCAATAATTCCTGTGTCACCTTGCCTCAGCTTAGATCCAGCAAGTGCTTCTCCTGTACTAATAACTCCCACTGAGAGTGTCTCTCCTAGGATTAGGAAGAGCAGGAAAAGCTTGAGGACATCATCAATGTCCACCGCATCACAAAAAGATATGGAGAGAGCAAACCAAGTAACTACTGAAATTATGGAACCTTCTTCCGCTGTGTCTACAAAGATGTTAAAACTACCTAGTGCTGCGTCTACAGAGAAAAGTGGAGCTTTTCCTGTGCCAACTAACCAATTGGCGGCTAGCCTCCACAGAGGAATGAAAATACTCGACTCCTATCGCCAGAGTACTGCTCAAAGACGGTCTACATTCGGGTTCTCCTACAAAGCTCTAGAATGCAAGCCTTCAACGGTTTTAAGCAAGGCTGATGTAGGTGTACAAACTTATCCCGAAGCTGATATAATAGCAGAAGAGAACCCAAAAGAAGTAGTTTGCAGTAAATGCAAAAGCATAGCAGAATGTGATGTCCAAGAAACAAGTGACATTTCAAATCTTCAGTTGGTCACTGTTGACAACTCAGAAAAGTCCAGTTTCCAGGTTCCTAAG GCAGTGGAAAAGGTTCTAGCAGGGTCTATCAGAAGGGAAATGGCTCTGGAAGAGTACTGCACTAAGCAAGCTTCTGAAATATCACAGCTTAATCGGCTG GTTCAACAGTACAAACATGAGCGagagtgcaatgccatcataGGACAAACAAGGGAGGACAAAATTGTTCGTCTTGAAAGCCTCATGGATGGCGTGTTGTCTAAAGATGATTTCCTGGATGAAGAATTTGCATCTCTCATGCATGAGCATAAG CTTCTGAAGGACATGTACGCGAACCACCCTGAAGTACTGCAGACGAGGATTGAGTTGAAACGAGCACAAGAAGAGCTCGAAAGTTTCAAGAACTTCTATGGTGAAATGGGAGAAAGGGAAGTGTTACTGGAAGAGATTCAAGATTTAAAGGCGCATGTACACTGTTACACCGACACTTCTCTTACATCGTCTCGGAAAAGAGGTTCCCTGCTTAAGCTGACATACACTTGTGACCCTAATCCGGCTCCACCTCTTAATGCCATTCCTGAGTCAGTGGAGGAGAGTCCTGAGAAGACATTAGTACAGGAAAGACTTCGTTGGACTGAAGCAGAGAGCAACTGGATCTCTCTAGCTGAGGAATTAAGAAATGAGCTTGATACCAATAGGAAGCTAATGGAAAAGCAGAAACGTGAACTGGATACCGAGAAAAGATGTACAGAAGAGTTGACGGAAGCAATGCAGATGGCGATGAAAGGTCATGCACGGATGATTGAGCAATACGCAGACCTGGAAGAGAAACATATACAATTGCTTGCAAGGCACAGGAGGATCCGAGAAGGAATAGACGATGTTAAAAAAGCTGCAGCCAGAGCAGGAGTCAAGGGAGCAGAGTCCAGGTTCATAAACGCACTTGCGGCAGAGATCTCAGCGTTGAAAGTGCAAAGAGAGAAAGAGGCACAATACTTCAGAGATGAGAACAAGAGTCTCCAGTCACAGCTAAGAGATACAGCTGAAGCTGTTGAAGCAGCAGGAGAGTTACTTGCTCGACTTAAAGAAGCTGAAGAAGGATTAAAAATCGCTCAG AAACGGGCAACGGACGCAGAGTATCAAGCATCAGAAGCATATAAACAGATTGAAAAACTGAAGAGCAAACAAGAAACTGGATTCAGAACTCTTAATCAACAACAAGGCATTGCAGAGTCACACAATCATATAGAATCGTTACATGGCGATGATATGGCTAAATATGATGGGCCAGTGGAAGAACCATCAGCAAGTTCAGGAGATGAGCAATGGAGAGAAGAGTTCGAGCCATTTTACAAGAAAGACGCGGAATTGGCAAAGCTTGCCGAACCTTCTTGGTTCTCAGGGTATGACAGATGCAACATATAG
- the LOC103832218 gene encoding kinesin-like protein KIN-12B isoform X1, translated as MKHFMMPRNAVVRDTGEPQSPNPSLTKSKSQRKSRSAKENAPPPDPNSLPPDYKSSPAKLKSPLPPRPPSANPLKRKLIAEAASDNGVAGVSDSGVKVIVRVKPPSKGEEEEMIVKKISSDALSINDHTFTFDSIADPDSTQDEIFQLVGAPLVENCLAGFNSSVFAYGQTGSGKTYTMWGPANGLLEEHLSGDQRGLTPRVFELLFARISEEQVKHAERQLSYQCRCSFLEIYNEQITDLLDPSQKNLMIREDVKSGVYVEYLTEENVKNLKDLSRLLIKGLANRRTGATSVNAESSRSHCVFTCVVESHCKQNAADGLSSFKTSRINLVDLAGSERQKSTGAAGERLKEAGNINRSLSQLGNLINILAEVSQTGKQRHIPYRDSRLTFLLQESLGGNAKLAMVCAVSPSQSCRSETFSTLRFAQRAKAIQNKAIVNEVMQDDVNFLREVIRQLREELQRVKNNGNNPANPNAAYATSWNARRSMSLLRSFGLSHPKSLANGDDDGDTEMEIDEEAVERLCAQIGLQSSPPAEESNPDTSRVEKINPSLQTLALEDENYENSHLQSSDGQSTGKQFPEDTDVNMEDASCQTENHEAVTINNEPTVEEIGITAAVQTMDHGSSVLPHLITNSLGSPISNTDHDNSLGKAENIPSCQDLVPGALVSSIVSVADASDDTEHFSIIPVSPCLSLDPASASPVLITPTESVSPRIRKSRKSLRTSSMSTASQKDMERANQVTTEIMEPSSAVSTKMLKLPSAASTEKSGAFPVPTNQLAASLHRGMKILDSYRQSTAQRRSTFGFSYKALECKPSTVLSKADVGVQTYPEADIIAEENPKEVVCSKCKSIAECDVQETSDISNLQLVTVDNSEKSSFQVPKAVEKVLAGSIRREMALEEYCTKQASEISQLNRLVQQYKHERECNAIIGQTREDKIVRLESLMDGVLSKDDFLDEEFASLMHEHKLLKDMYANHPEVLQTRIELKRAQEELESFKNFYGEMGEREVLLEEIQDLKAHVHCYTDTSLTSSRKRGSLLKLTYTCDPNPAPPLNAIPESVEESPEKTLVQERLRWTEAESNWISLAEELRNELDTNRKLMEKQKRELDTEKRCTEELTEAMQMAMKGHARMIEQYADLEEKHIQLLARHRRIREGIDDVKKAAARAGVKGAESRFINALAAEISALKVQREKEAQYFRDENKSLQSQLRDTAEAVEAAGELLARLKEAEEGLKIAQKRATDAEYQASEAYKQIEKLKSKQETGFRTLNQQQGIAESHNHIESLHGDDMAKYDGPVEEPSASSGDEQWREEFEPFYKKDAELAKLAEPSWFSGYDRCNI; from the exons ATGAAGCACTTCATGATGCCAAGAAACGCCGTCGTGCGAGACACCGGAGAGCCGCAATCGCCGAACCCTAGCTTGACTAAATCCAAGTCCCAAAGGAAGTCAAGATCCGCCAAAGAGAACGCCCCGCCTCCCGATCCGAACTCGCTGCCGCCTGATTACAAGTCTTCTCCGGCGAAACTGAAGAGTCCGCTGCCTCCGCGTCCGCCGTCTGCCAATCCTCTTAAACGGAAGCTCATCGCGGAAGCTGCGTCGGATAACGGTGTAGCTGGGGTTTCAGATTCTGGCGTTAAG GTTATAGTCAGAGTGAAGCCTCCAAGCAAAGGTGAGGAAGAGGAGATGATAGTTAAGAAGATCTCCAGCGATGCCCTCTCTATAAATGACCATACTTTCACTTTCGACTCAATCGCTGACCCTGACTCAACACAG gatgaaatcTTTCAACTTGTGGGAGCCCCTCTTGTGGAAAACTGTCTTGCTGGATTTAACAGTTCTGTTTTTGCTTATGGACAG ACTGGTAGTGGGAAAACGTATACCATGTGGGGTCCTGCAAACGGATTGCTGGAAGAGCACCTGAGTGGTGACCAAAGAGGTTTGACTCCACGTGTCTTTGAGCTGCTCTTCGCCCGTATCAGTGAG GAGCAAGTGAAGCACGCTGAAAGGCAGCTCAGTTACCAGTGCCGTTGTTCTTTTCTCGAG ATATACAACGAGCAAATAACAGATCTTTTGGATCCGAGCCAGAAAAACCTGATG ATTAGAGAAGATGTCAAGTCCGGTGTTTATGTTGAATATCTGACTGAGGAAAACGTGAAAAATTTGAAGGATTTGTCACGGCTCCTGATCAAG GGTTTGGCAAACAGAAGGACAGGTGCAACAAGTGTAAATGCAGAGAGTTCAAGGTCGCATTGTGTATTTACTTGTGTTGTTGAGTCACATTGCAAG CAGAATGCGGCAGATGGTCTAAGCAGCTTCAAAACAAGTAGAATAAATCTTGTTGATCTGGCTGGTTCCGAAAGACAAAAATCAACTGGTGCAGCAGGAGAACGGTTGAAGGAAGCTGGGAATATCAATCGATCACTTTCTCAACTTGG GAATTTGATTAACATTCTCGCAGAAGTTTCACAAACAGGGAAGCAAAGGCATATACCATACAGAGATTCCAGGCTGACGTTCCTATTGCAGGAGTCTCTTGGTGGGAATGCAAAGTTAGCGATGGTTTGTGCGGTATCTCCCTCGCAAAG TTGTAGAAGCGAAACCTTCAGCACCTTGAGATTTGCTCAGCGTGCAAAGGCGATTCAGAACAAGGCCATTGTCAATGAAGTGATGCAGGATGATGTAAATTTCTTGCGGGAAGTCATACGCCAGCTGAGG GAGGAACTGCAAAGGGTGAAGAATAATGGAAACAACCCAGCTAATCCAAATGCAGCCTATGCCACGTCCTGGAATGCACGTAGAAGTATGAGTTTGTTAAGAAGTTTTGGCCTGAGTCATCCAAAGTCATTAGCCAATGGAGATGATGATGGAGATACTGAGATGGAAATAGATGAAGAGGCTGTTGAAAGGCTTTGTGCTCAAATAGGCTTGCAGTCATCTCCACCTGCCGAGGAGAGCAATCCGGACACGAGCAGAGTAGAGAAAATAAATCCATCCTTACAAACTTTGGCCCTGGAGGATGAAAATTACGAGAACTCCCACCTTCAGTCATCTGATGGCCAATCTACAGGAAAGCAGTTTCCTGAGGATACAGATGTTAACATGGAGGATGCAAGTTGCCAAACTGAGAATCACGAGGCAGTTACTATTAATAATGAGCCAACTGTGGAAGAAATTGGCATCACAGCAGCCGTGCAAACTATGGATCATGGTTCAAGTGTGCTGCCTCATTTGATAACCAATTCTCTTGGTTCTCCTATTAGTAACACAGACCACGACAATTCACTTGGCAAGGCGGAAAACATTCCATCATGCCAAGACTTGGTTCCTGGAGCTCTTGTTTCCTCGATTGTATCAGTAGCTGACGCTTCAGATGATACAGAACACTTCTCAATAATTCCTGTGTCACCTTGCCTCAGCTTAGATCCAGCAAGTGCTTCTCCTGTACTAATAACTCCCACTGAGAGTGTCTCTCCTAGGATTAGGAAGAGCAGGAAAAGCTTGAGGACATCATCAATGTCCACCGCATCACAAAAAGATATGGAGAGAGCAAACCAAGTAACTACTGAAATTATGGAACCTTCTTCCGCTGTGTCTACAAAGATGTTAAAACTACCTAGTGCTGCGTCTACAGAGAAAAGTGGAGCTTTTCCTGTGCCAACTAACCAATTGGCGGCTAGCCTCCACAGAGGAATGAAAATACTCGACTCCTATCGCCAGAGTACTGCTCAAAGACGGTCTACATTCGGGTTCTCCTACAAAGCTCTAGAATGCAAGCCTTCAACGGTTTTAAGCAAGGCTGATGTAGGTGTACAAACTTATCCCGAAGCTGATATAATAGCAGAAGAGAACCCAAAAGAAGTAGTTTGCAGTAAATGCAAAAGCATAGCAGAATGTGATGTCCAAGAAACAAGTGACATTTCAAATCTTCAGTTGGTCACTGTTGACAACTCAGAAAAGTCCAGTTTCCAGGTTCCTAAG GCAGTGGAAAAGGTTCTAGCAGGGTCTATCAGAAGGGAAATGGCTCTGGAAGAGTACTGCACTAAGCAAGCTTCTGAAATATCACAGCTTAATCGGCTG GTTCAACAGTACAAACATGAGCGagagtgcaatgccatcataGGACAAACAAGGGAGGACAAAATTGTTCGTCTTGAAAGCCTCATGGATGGCGTGTTGTCTAAAGATGATTTCCTGGATGAAGAATTTGCATCTCTCATGCATGAGCATAAG CTTCTGAAGGACATGTACGCGAACCACCCTGAAGTACTGCAGACGAGGATTGAGTTGAAACGAGCACAAGAAGAGCTCGAAAGTTTCAAGAACTTCTATGGTGAAATGGGAGAAAGGGAAGTGTTACTGGAAGAGATTCAAGATTTAAAGGCGCATGTACACTGTTACACCGACACTTCTCTTACATCGTCTCGGAAAAGAGGTTCCCTGCTTAAGCTGACATACACTTGTGACCCTAATCCGGCTCCACCTCTTAATGCCATTCCTGAGTCAGTGGAGGAGAGTCCTGAGAAGACATTAGTACAGGAAAGACTTCGTTGGACTGAAGCAGAGAGCAACTGGATCTCTCTAGCTGAGGAATTAAGAAATGAGCTTGATACCAATAGGAAGCTAATGGAAAAGCAGAAACGTGAACTGGATACCGAGAAAAGATGTACAGAAGAGTTGACGGAAGCAATGCAGATGGCGATGAAAGGTCATGCACGGATGATTGAGCAATACGCAGACCTGGAAGAGAAACATATACAATTGCTTGCAAGGCACAGGAGGATCCGAGAAGGAATAGACGATGTTAAAAAAGCTGCAGCCAGAGCAGGAGTCAAGGGAGCAGAGTCCAGGTTCATAAACGCACTTGCGGCAGAGATCTCAGCGTTGAAAGTGCAAAGAGAGAAAGAGGCACAATACTTCAGAGATGAGAACAAGAGTCTCCAGTCACAGCTAAGAGATACAGCTGAAGCTGTTGAAGCAGCAGGAGAGTTACTTGCTCGACTTAAAGAAGCTGAAGAAGGATTAAAAATCGCTCAG AAACGGGCAACGGACGCAGAGTATCAAGCATCAGAAGCATATAAACAGATTGAAAAACTGAAGAGCAAACAAGAAACTGGATTCAGAACTCTTAATCAACAACAAGGCATTGCAGAGTCACACAATCATATAGAATCGTTACATGGCGATGATATGGCTAAATATGATGGGCCAGTGGAAGAACCATCAGCAAGTTCAGGAGATGAGCAATGGAGAGAAGAGTTCGAGCCATTTTACAAGAAAGACGCGGAATTGGCAAAGCTTGCCGAACCTTCTTGGTTCTCAGGGTATGACAGATGCAACATATAG